In Chitinophagaceae bacterium, the DNA window TTTCTTCAAATCCGTTGCACTTTTTCAGAAAAAGAATCCTATCTTTGCCGTTCTTTAAAATCGGAGGCGTTTACCATTGGTTATCAATCACTTCCCCATTCATCATTTTTCGCTATTGCAATACAATTATAGACACCTGCTTATTTAAGGTGTTAGAAGCATTTTGCTGCTTCGTCTCCTTGATTCGACTACCAGTAACTGTTAACGAATAACACAAATCATCATATGCCTTTCAAGAAAGACCTTAAAATCAAACCCAACTTTACCAGAATCACCCTGTCACTGGCTTCTCCGGATTCCATTTTAGAGCGATCATATGGTGAGGTGTTGAAACCGGAAACAATCAACTACCGGACGTACAAGCCTGAACGCGATGGTTTGTTTTGTGAGCGGATATTCGGCCCGGTGAAAGATTACGAATGTTATTGCGGCAAATACAAACGTATTCGTTATAAGGGTATCGTATGCGACCGTTGTGGTGTGGAAGTTACAGAAAAGAAAGTACGTCGCGAACGCATGGGCCACATTAAGCTGGTTGTACCGGTGGTTCATATCTGGTATTTTAAATCGCTACCTAATAAGATTGGTTACCTTCTTGGATTATCTTCCAAAAAACTGGAAACCATCGTCTATTACGAACGCTATGTAGTAATTCAGCCCGGCATCAGGGATGACAAGCAATATCTTGATCTGCTTACTGAGGAAGAATACCTCGAAATACTGGAGCAACTTCCCAAAGATAATCAGCATTTGGATGACATGGATCCGAAGAAGTTCCTGGCTAAAATGGGTGCAGATGCTGTTCGTGACCTGTTGGCACGTATTGATCTGAATGATCTTTCTTACCAGTTGCGTCATCAGGCTGCCAATGAAACTTCCCAACAACGTAAAGCGGAAGCCCTTAAACGTTTGAGTGTGGTGGAAGCTTTCCGCGAAGCAAATGAAAGAACCACCAACCGTCCGGAATGGATGATCGTGCAATATTTGCCCGTTGTTCCACCGGAATTACGTCCGTTGGTACCATTGGATGGTGGCCGTTTTGCCTCTTCTGATTTAAATGATTTATACCGTCGCGTAATTATCCGCAACAACCGTTTGAAGCGTTTGATCGAAATTAAAGCGCCGGATGTAATTCTGCGGAATGAAAAACGGATGCTGCAGGAAGCTGTCGATTCATTGTTCGACAACTCCCGCAAATCAAATGCTGTGAAAGCAGAAGGTGGTCGTGCCCTGAAATCATTGAGCGATGTGCTCAAAGGTAAGCAAGGTCGCTTCCGCCAGAATCTTTTGGGTAAGCGTGTTGATTATTCAGGTCGTTCTGTAATTGTTGTCGGACCTGATCTTAAACTGCACGAATGCGGAATTCCAAAAGACATGGCTGCCGAATTGTTCAAGCCATTCATCATTCGCAAACTGATTGAAAGAGGTATTGTGAAAACGGTGAAGTCAGCAAAGAAGCTGGTAGATCGGAAAGAACCTGTAATCTGGGACATCCTCGAAAATATTCTGAAAGGCCATCCTGTAATGTTAAACCGAGCACCTACACTGCACCGTCTATCCATCCAGGCTTTCCAACCTAAACTTATTGAAGGAAAGGCTATTCATCTTCATCCATTGGTATGCGGCGCCTTTAACGCGGATTTTGACGGTGATCAAATGGCGGTTCACGTGCCGCTTAGCAATGCTGCGATTCTTGAAGCGCAGTTATTGATGCTTTCTTCTCATAATATTTTGAACCCACAAAACGGTTCGCCAATCACCCTTCCTTCACAGGACATGGTATTGGGTCTTTATTATACTACTAAAGGAAGAAAGAGCGACAGCGTATTGAAGATGAAAGGCGAAGGAAAGGCCTTCTATTCTGCAGAAGAAGTAATCATCGCTTATAATGAAGGCAAGGTTGATCTACATTCCTGGATCAGGGTGAAAGCAAGAGTGAAAGAGAATGACACTTTTTCTGATAAACTGATTGAAACGACGGTGGGTCGGGTGATCTTCAACCAAATGGTGCCTGAAGAGGCCGGTTACATCAACATGTTGCTCACGAAAAAAGCACTTCGCGACATCATTGGAGACATCATCAAAGCAACAGATATTCCTACTACTGCAAGATTTCTTGATGATATCAAGCAACTTGGTTTCACCATGGCATTTAAAGGCGGGTTGTCATTCAACTTGTCTGATCTTTTGATTCCTGATAACAAACAGGAAATGTTGAAAGGCGCACAGGATGAAGTAGATGAAATCACGAATAATTACAACATGGGTTTCATCACTAATAACGAACGTTATAATCAGGTGATCGATATCTGGACCCGTGTGAACAACCGTATTTCTGAAACACTGAATAAAGCACTGGAATTAGATCGCCAGGGATTCAACAGTGTGTACATGATGCTTCACTCCGGTGCACGGGGTTCTAAAGAGCAAGTGCGTCAGTTGGGTGGTATCCGCGGATTGATGCAAAAACCACGTAAATCCGGAAGTTCAGGAGGAGAACTGATCGAGAATCCGATTCTCGCCAACCTGAAAGAAGGACTGAGTGTATTGGAATATTTTATTTCCACACACGGTGCACGTAAAGGTTTGGCCGATACAGCTTTGAAAACAGCGGATGCCGGTTACCTTACGCGTCGTTTGGTGGATGTTGCGCAGGACGTGGTGATTATGGAAGAAGATTGCGGAACGCTTCGTGGTATTCCTATATCAGCCCTGAAGGACAATGACGAAGTAGTAGAACCGCTGTACGATCGTATTGTAGGTCGCGTGAGTTTGTACGACATCATTGATCCTCTTACGGATGAATTAATTGTAAATGCCGGTGAAGAAATAGATGAAGACATCGCTGCAAAAATTGAAAATACAGCTATTGAAACGGTGGA includes these proteins:
- the rpoC gene encoding DNA-directed RNA polymerase subunit beta', producing the protein MPFKKDLKIKPNFTRITLSLASPDSILERSYGEVLKPETINYRTYKPERDGLFCERIFGPVKDYECYCGKYKRIRYKGIVCDRCGVEVTEKKVRRERMGHIKLVVPVVHIWYFKSLPNKIGYLLGLSSKKLETIVYYERYVVIQPGIRDDKQYLDLLTEEEYLEILEQLPKDNQHLDDMDPKKFLAKMGADAVRDLLARIDLNDLSYQLRHQAANETSQQRKAEALKRLSVVEAFREANERTTNRPEWMIVQYLPVVPPELRPLVPLDGGRFASSDLNDLYRRVIIRNNRLKRLIEIKAPDVILRNEKRMLQEAVDSLFDNSRKSNAVKAEGGRALKSLSDVLKGKQGRFRQNLLGKRVDYSGRSVIVVGPDLKLHECGIPKDMAAELFKPFIIRKLIERGIVKTVKSAKKLVDRKEPVIWDILENILKGHPVMLNRAPTLHRLSIQAFQPKLIEGKAIHLHPLVCGAFNADFDGDQMAVHVPLSNAAILEAQLLMLSSHNILNPQNGSPITLPSQDMVLGLYYTTKGRKSDSVLKMKGEGKAFYSAEEVIIAYNEGKVDLHSWIRVKARVKENDTFSDKLIETTVGRVIFNQMVPEEAGYINMLLTKKALRDIIGDIIKATDIPTTARFLDDIKQLGFTMAFKGGLSFNLSDLLIPDNKQEMLKGAQDEVDEITNNYNMGFITNNERYNQVIDIWTRVNNRISETLNKALELDRQGFNSVYMMLHSGARGSKEQVRQLGGIRGLMQKPRKSGSSGGELIENPILANLKEGLSVLEYFISTHGARKGLADTALKTADAGYLTRRLVDVAQDVVIMEEDCGTLRGIPISALKDNDEVVEPLYDRIVGRVSLYDIIDPLTDELIVNAGEEIDEDIAAKIENTAIETVEIRSVLTCESRKGVCVKCYGRNLTSGRRTELGDSVGIIAAQSIGEPGTQLTLRTFHTGGAASGMATESELKAKFDGVVKFEDVRTATFTNGAGDKVVVAIGRAGEVRIEDPKSDRVLISNHVPYGSFIVVKEGDKVTKGKTICTWDPYNAVILSELKGQIEFDNIIEGITFREEMDEQTGHKEKVIIETRDKTKIPTIKVIGKNKEHKSYNIPVGSHINVEEGEDVEGGMILVKIPRTLAKLRGDITGGLPRVTELFEARNPSNPAVVSEIDGVVSFGAVKRGNREIIIESRDADQRKYLVPLSKLFLVAEGDYVKAGQPLSEGAITPNDILAIKGPNAVQEYMVNEIQEVYRLQGVKINDKHIETIVRQMMRKVHIEDPGDTRFLEGEGADKFEFLIENEEIFDKKVVTEAGASQNLKVGQIVTLRQIREENSMLKRQDKPIVEFRTAMPATSSPLLMGITRASLGTKSWISAASFQETTKVLSSASINAKVDVLGGLKENVIIGHLIPAGTGLRDYENIVVGSQDEYDKLVASKRELMGEVPSLDE